A window of the Alnus glutinosa chromosome 4, dhAlnGlut1.1, whole genome shotgun sequence genome harbors these coding sequences:
- the LOC133866619 gene encoding reticulon-like protein B21: protein MDEGRRRSGVVAGSVWESRMKIDEVKGGIKVFNGEEEEGGSSQLESTGGASANGGGGGGGGSTPASSRVKKGQTGAVAASGKRKTWKSESFEGFEKAPFQISKRKPEPLKNSEEQCKELSVSADGIKKSPVQPRKLRSEGSKEVGVSAEKFERSPIQTRKPRSGEGIERNSAQLRKVKSDSVKGVEGSGNGGNSQTSSVQLRKAKSDLSLTVDESVEGIGDGSVGGTEKNPVDGSDETCKEFGVCQEKVITDRSIVVNCAPKLDVNNGEEDDGLDVVDGEDEGDEEEGDEEETEIEIDVKKINVPEPKKIVNEEEKIVNEEKKIVSEEKKIVNDEKKTVNEEKKIEKKIVGEEKKIVNDEKKTVNEEKKLHHHQVHRKPMPTVKQPPPLEKRRTMYQNLSKPTPRHQNLSKPTSSSYEFQTFQESHSKLQSFVDLVMWKEVPRSALVLLVGSFVILSSTYTKDINLSFISVISYMGLVYLAAIFIFRTLICRGVVHMDDSSYVLGEQEAIWLLRLFLPYVNELLLKLRALFSGDPATTMRLAVLLFVLARCGSCITIWTVIKLGFLGVFTVPKLCSLYSAQLTAIAKFWLRRFHDIWDSCSHKKAVAASVVFLILNLSSTVARIWEVFMLYVAFRCYQQSSLRDDWVEDEAGGEETS, encoded by the exons ATGGATGAGGGTAGAAGGAGAAGCGGTGTAGTGGCAGGTTCAGTGTGGGAGAGTAGGATGAAGATTGATGAAGTGAAAGGTGGGATTAAGGTCTTCAAtggcgaagaagaagaaggaggaagcTCTCAATTAGAGAGTACTGGAGGGGCTTCTGCAAAtggcggtggcggtggcggtggtGGGAGTACTCCTGCAAGCTCAAGGGTGAAGAAAGGCCAAACTGGTGCTGTGGCGGCCAGTGGGAAGAGGAAGACATGGAAATCCGAGAGCTTTGAGGGTTTTGAGAAGGCCCCATTTCAGATATCCAAACGAAAGCCTGAGCCGTTGAAGAATTCTGAGGAACAGTGCAAGGAGCTGAGCGTTTCTGCTGACGGAATCAAGAAGAGCCCAGTTCAGCCCAGGAAGTTGAGATCTGAGGGAAGCAAGGAGGTTGGTGTTTCTGCTGAGAAATTCGAGAGGAGCCCAATTCAGACGAGGAAGCCGAGATCTGGTGAGGGAATTGAGAGGAATTCTGCGCAGTTGAGGAAGGTGAAATCTGACTCGGTCAAGGGTGTTGAAGGAAGCGGCAATGGAGGTAATTCTCAGACCAGTTCAGTTCAGCTGAGGAAGGCCAAGTCGGATTTGAGTCTGACTGTGGATGAATCAGTGGAGGGAATTGGTGATGGGTCTGTTGGAGGAACTGAGAAAAACCCAGTTGATGGATCTGATGAAACTTGCAAGGAGTTTGGAGTTTGCCAAGAAAAGGTTATAACAGATCGGAGTATTGTGGTGAATTGTGCTCCAAAATTGGATGTGAACAATGGCGAGGAGGATGATGGTCTTGATGTTGTTGATGGAGAGGATGAAGGAGATGAAGAGGAGGGGGATGAGGAGGAGACAGAGATTGAGATTGATGTTAAGAAAATCAATGTCCCAGAACCCAAGAAAATTGTCAATGAAGAGGAGAAGATTGTCaatgaagagaagaaaattgtCAGTGAAGAGAAGAAGATTGTCAATGATGAGAAGAAGACtgtcaatgaagagaaaaagattGAGAAGAAAATTGTCGGTGAAGAGAAGAAGATTGTCAATGATGAGAAGAAGACtgtcaatgaagagaaaaagctTCATCATCATCAAGTTCATAGGAAACCAATGCCCACTGTGAAACAGCCTCCTCCACTTGAAAAACGTCGTACTATGTACCAGAATTTATCAAAACCTACTCCAAGACACCAGAATCTCTCAAAACCCACTTCAA GTTCTTATGAGTTCCAAACATTTCAGGAAAGCCATAGCAAACTGCAGAGTTTTG TGGACTTAGTAATGTGGAAAGAAGTCCCAAGATCGGCACTTGTCTTGCTAGTTGGATCATTCGTAATACTCTCATCTACCTATACAAAGGATATCAATTTGAG CTTTATTTCTGTGATTTCCTATATGGGTCTTGTCTATCTTGCTGCCATTTTCATCTTTAGGACccttatttgcag GGGAGTGGTACATATGGATGATTCAAGCTATGTGCTGGGGGAACAAGAAGCTATATGGTTACTCAGATTATTTCTTCCTTACGTGAATGAGTTGCTGCTAAAACTCAGAGCCCTTTTTTCTGGAGATCCTGCTACTACAATGAGG CTGGCAGTACTGCTCTTTGTTTTGGCTAGGTGTGGCAGCTGCATAACCATTTGGACCGTTATTAAATTAG GTTTTCTGGGAGTTTTTACTGTACCAAAACTCTGCTCATTGTACTCTGCACAATTAACTGCAATAG CTAAATTTTGGCTTCGGCGCTTCCACGACATATGGGACTCGTGCTCGCACAAGAAAGCTGTGGCTGCATCCgttgtttttctcattttaAACCTATCCTCAACTGTTGCACGCATTTGGGAAG TGTTCATGCTGTATGTGGCTTTCCGATGCTATCAGCAGTCTTCCTTGAGAGATGATTGGGTGGAAGATGAAGCAGGAGGTGAAGAAACATCATGA
- the LOC133865577 gene encoding formin-like protein 13 isoform X2, protein MALLRKFFFRKPPDGLLEICDRVYVFDSCFTSEAWNKENSKEYIGGIVDQLRHHLPDPSLLVFNFREGESQSEIANILAEYDMTIMDYPRQFEGCPVLTIEVIHHFLKSSESWLSLGQQNALLMHCERGGWPVLAFMLAALLIYWKQYSGEQKTLDMVYRQAPNEIFHLLSPLNPMPSQLRYLQYVARRNVASEWPPLDRALTLDCVILRFIPNFDGQGGCRPMFRVYGQDPFLVANKNPKVLYSTPKRSKTVRAYKQAESELAKIDINCHIQGDVVVECVSLNDDMEREEMMFRVMFNTAFIRSNILILSRDEIDMMWNAKDQFPKDFSAEILFSEMDAAASVVAGDISCFEEEGLPVEAFAKVQEFFSCVDWLDPKTDAALNVLQQMSASNIFHEILDNSSNESVETNASLQKTSPGKPWQKKKPAVLENKARSSFSSSLEIQSIPSPKRSSGSYPSRKVAEPHETQIAFELPSPSDIVHQGMPQSSQSMTVSGKSVKDAPVVQTPGIEFQLHDHALSESMEVTHPVAASPAIPDPTLAVLGVPESADAKSISISPATPPRPPPPRPPPQPPHHLSEPTNSSLTNEIYSRDQLSMVSPLAAPGTPPPTPPPPPTPSLKESLAVRAGPPPPPPPPPPHSGQTAGPLISSTNLSLTSPSAPVVTSSTRPPPTPPPPPTPPPPSNPPLKENLAVRARHPPPPPPPPHSGQVAGPRVPSSVPPPPPGSLSLGSSGNSLSGSPFSSPNSGKGRILSRTISSKNHQNKKLKPLHWLKLTRAMSGSLWAEAQKYGEAAKAPEIDMSELENLFSAALPISDHGRKSMRGSVGPKSDKVQLIDHRRAYNCEIMLSKVKVSLHDLMSSVLALEDSALDVDQVENLIKFCPTKEEMELLKGYTGQKEKLGKCEQFFLELMQVPRAECKLRVFSFKIQFHSQVSDLEKSLNVVNSSAEEIRNSVKLKRIMQTILSLGNALNQGTARGSAIGFRLDSLLKLIETRGRNNKMTLMHYLCKVLADKLPEVLDFSNDLASLEPASKIQLKFLAEEMQAISKGLEKVIQELSTSENDGPVSEKFRKTSKEFLLFAEAEVRSLASLYSGVGRNVDALILYFGEDPSRCPFEQVISTLLNFMRMFNKSHEENCRQLELEMKKAVESEKLQMGATHKESKQLLHTPIHSGNVK, encoded by the exons ATGGCGTTGCTACGCAAATTCTTCTTCCGGAAGCCGCCGGATGGGCTCCTTGAGATCTGTGACCGAGTTTACG TGTTTGACAGCTGCTTCACTTCCGAGGCTTGGAACAAAGAGAACTCTAAGGAATATATAGGTGGGATAGTCGACCAACTTCGGCATCACTTGCCTGATCCTTCATTGTTGGTATTCAATTTTCGTGAGGGAGAATCACAAAGTGAGATTGCTAACATTTTGGCTGAGTATGATATGACCATAATGGACTACCCTCGGCAATTTGAGGGTTGCCCGGTCTTAACAATAGAGGTGATCCACCATTTTCTAAAGTCAAGTGAAAGTTGGCTCTCGCTTGGGCAACAGAATGCGCTGTTGATGCACTGTGAACGAGGTGGTTGGCCAGTTTTGGCTTTCATGTTGGCTGCATTATTAATCTATTGGAAGCAGTACAGCGGGGAGCAGAAGACATTAGACATGGTTTACAGACAGGCTCCCAATGAGATTTTCCATTTGCTGTCACCACTGAATCCAATGCCTTCTCAACTGAGGTATCTACAGTATGTCGCAAGGAGGAATGTTGCCTCAGAATGGCCACCGTTGGATAGAGCGCTCACCTTGGACTGCGTCATCCTCAGATTCATTCCAAATTTTGATGGACAGGGGGGTTGCCGTCCAATGTTTCGGGTATATGGACAGGATCCTTTTCTTGTTGCTAATAAAAACCCCAAAGTTTTGTACTCCACTCCAAAAAGAAGCAAGACTGTCCGGGCTTACAAGCAG GCAGAAAGTGAACTAGCTAAAATAGACATTAATTGCCATATTCAAGGTGATGTTGTGGTTGAGTGTGTTAGCTTGAATGATGACATGGAACGTGAAGAGATGATGTTCCGAGTCATGTTTAACACAGCTTTTATTAGGTCTAACATATTGATCCTAAGCCGGGATGAAATTGACATGATGTGGAATGCTAAGGATCAATTTCCAAAGGACTTCAGTGCAGAG ATTCTTTTCTCAGAGATGGATGCTGCTGCTTCTGTAGTTGCGGGTGATATCTCATGCTTCGAGGAGGAGGGCCTTCCAGTGGAAGCATTTGCAAAAGTTCAAGAGTTCTTTAGTTGTGTGGACTGGTTAGATCCCAAGACTGATGCAGCCCTAAATGTGCTCCAACAGATGAGTGCGTCAAATATCTTCCATGAAATTTTGGACAATAGTTCTAATGAGAGTGTGGAAACCAATGCTTCATTGCAAAAAACAAGCCCTGGCAAGCCTTGGCAGAAAAAGAAGCCTGCAGTTTTGGAAAATAAGGCTAGGAGCTCCTTTTCTTCGTCCCTGGAGATTCAGTCCATTCCCTCACCTAAGCGATCTTCAGGTAGTTATCCGAGCAGAAAGGTGGCTGAGCCCCATGAAACTCAGATTGCGTTTGAACTACCCAGTCCATCGGATATTGTGCATCAAGGGATGCCTCAATCTTCTCAGTCAATGACAGTCTCCGGTAAATCTGTTAAAGATGCACCTGTAGTCCAAACTCCTGGCATAGAATTTCAGTTGCATGACCATGCCTTATCTGAAAGTATGGAAGTCACTCATCCAGTGGCTGCATCTCCAGCCATTCCAGATCCAACCTTGGCAGTTTTAGGGGTACCTGAATCTGCAGATGCCAAGAGTATTTCAATTTCACCTGCAACACCTCCTCGTCCTCCTCCACCACGACCTCCGCCGCAGCCACCTCATCATCTTTCAGAACCTACAAATTCTTCACTTACCAATGAGATTTATTCCAGAGATCAGTTGTCAATGGTTAGCCCCCTGGCTGCACCTGGGACACCACCTCCAAcaccacctcctcctccaaCACCTTCTTTGAAGGAGAGTCTAGCTGTTAGAGCTGGGCcccctccacctccacctccacccccTCCTCATTCTGGGCAAACTGCAGGTCCTTTAATCTCTTCCACTAATTTGTCACTTACTTCTCCTTCAGCTCCTGTAGTTACTTCATCAACTAGGCCTCCTCCAACTCCTCCACCACCTCCAACACCGCCTCCTCCCTCAAACCCTCCTTTGAAGGAGAATCTAGCTGTTAGAGCTAGACATCctccacccccacccccaccccctcATTCTGGGCAGGTTGCAGGCCCTAGAGTTCCATCTTCAGTGCCACCACCACCTCCAGGATCGCTTTCTTTAGGTAGTAGTGGAAATAGTTTGTCTGGGTCACCATTTAGTTCTCCCAATAGTGGAAAGGGGAGAATTCTGTCACGTACAATTAGTTCAAAGAATCATCAGAATAAAAAACTGAAACCATTGCATTGGTTGAAATTAACAAGAGCAATGAGTGGAAGTCTATGGGCCGAGGCACAAAAATATGGTGAAGCTGCCAA GGCTCCAGAGATTGACATGTCAGAGCTTGAGAATCTTTTCTCAGCAGCACTACCAATTTCAGATCATGGCAGGAAGTCTATGCGTGGCTCAGTTGGACCTAAATCAGATAAAGTGCAACTG ATTGATCACAGGCGGGCGTATAACTGTGAAATCATGCTTTCAAAAGTGAAAGTGTCATTGCATGACTTAATG AGTTCAGTGCTTGCCCTGGAAGATTCAGCTTTAGATGTGGATCAGGTTGAGAATCTTATAAAGTTCTGTCCAACAAAAGAGGAGATGGAACTACTTAAG GGCTACACAGGACAAAAGGAAAAGTTAGGAAAATGTGAACAG TTCTTCTTAGAGTTAATGCAAGTACCACGTGCAGAATGTAAGCTCAGAGTTTTTTCATTCAAGATACAGTTCCATTCCCAG GTTTCTGATCTTGAAAAGAGCCTAAATGTTGTGAACTCTTCAGCAGAAGAG ATCAGGAATTCAGTCAAACTGAAGAGAATCATGCAGACAATTCTCTCGTTAGGAAATGCTTTGAACCAGGGAACTGCTAGGG GTTCTGCTATTGGATTTAGGTTGGATAGCCTTCTTAAACTTATTGAGACACGAGGAAGGAACAACAAGATGACTCTCATGCATTATCTTTGTAAG GTTCTTGCTGATAAACTTCCAGAAGTTTTAGATTTTTCCAATGACCTCGCCAGCTTGGAGCCTGCATCAAAG ATAcaattgaaatttttggcaGAGGAAATGCAGGCCATAAGCAAAGGATTGGAGAAAGTTATTCAGGAACTATCCACCTCTGAAAATGATGGTCCTGTATCAGAAAAATTCCGTAAG aCTTCAAAGGAGTTCCTTCTTTTTGCTGAAGCTGAAGTGAGGTCTTTGGCTTCATTGTATTCTGGCGTG GGTAGAAATGTGGATGCGTTGATCCTTTATTTTGGAGAAGATCCCTCTCGTTGCCCCTTTGAACAAG TTATTTCAACTCTGCTCAACTTTATGAGAATGTTCAACAAATCCCATGAAGAGAACTGCAGGCAGCTTGAGCTTGAAATGAAGAAAGCCGTTGAAAGTGAAAAGTTACAGATGGGCGCTACACATAAGGAGTCCAAACAGCTTTTGCATACTCCAATACACAGTGGCAATGTTAAATGA
- the LOC133865577 gene encoding formin-like protein 18 isoform X1, with amino-acid sequence MALLRKFFFRKPPDGLLEICDRVYEKMEPNLFSSEMNRVKLLEHKIPFCNCACPLLIKQGHHYRLEYIYTMFDSCFTSEAWNKENSKEYIGGIVDQLRHHLPDPSLLVFNFREGESQSEIANILAEYDMTIMDYPRQFEGCPVLTIEVIHHFLKSSESWLSLGQQNALLMHCERGGWPVLAFMLAALLIYWKQYSGEQKTLDMVYRQAPNEIFHLLSPLNPMPSQLRYLQYVARRNVASEWPPLDRALTLDCVILRFIPNFDGQGGCRPMFRVYGQDPFLVANKNPKVLYSTPKRSKTVRAYKQAESELAKIDINCHIQGDVVVECVSLNDDMEREEMMFRVMFNTAFIRSNILILSRDEIDMMWNAKDQFPKDFSAEILFSEMDAAASVVAGDISCFEEEGLPVEAFAKVQEFFSCVDWLDPKTDAALNVLQQMSASNIFHEILDNSSNESVETNASLQKTSPGKPWQKKKPAVLENKARSSFSSSLEIQSIPSPKRSSGSYPSRKVAEPHETQIAFELPSPSDIVHQGMPQSSQSMTVSGKSVKDAPVVQTPGIEFQLHDHALSESMEVTHPVAASPAIPDPTLAVLGVPESADAKSISISPATPPRPPPPRPPPQPPHHLSEPTNSSLTNEIYSRDQLSMVSPLAAPGTPPPTPPPPPTPSLKESLAVRAGPPPPPPPPPPHSGQTAGPLISSTNLSLTSPSAPVVTSSTRPPPTPPPPPTPPPPSNPPLKENLAVRARHPPPPPPPPHSGQVAGPRVPSSVPPPPPGSLSLGSSGNSLSGSPFSSPNSGKGRILSRTISSKNHQNKKLKPLHWLKLTRAMSGSLWAEAQKYGEAAKAPEIDMSELENLFSAALPISDHGRKSMRGSVGPKSDKVQLIDHRRAYNCEIMLSKVKVSLHDLMSSVLALEDSALDVDQVENLIKFCPTKEEMELLKGYTGQKEKLGKCEQFFLELMQVPRAECKLRVFSFKIQFHSQVSDLEKSLNVVNSSAEEIRNSVKLKRIMQTILSLGNALNQGTARGSAIGFRLDSLLKLIETRGRNNKMTLMHYLCKVLADKLPEVLDFSNDLASLEPASKIQLKFLAEEMQAISKGLEKVIQELSTSENDGPVSEKFRKTSKEFLLFAEAEVRSLASLYSGVGRNVDALILYFGEDPSRCPFEQVISTLLNFMRMFNKSHEENCRQLELEMKKAVESEKLQMGATHKESKQLLHTPIHSGNVK; translated from the exons ATGGCGTTGCTACGCAAATTCTTCTTCCGGAAGCCGCCGGATGGGCTCCTTGAGATCTGTGACCGAGTTTACG AGAAAATGGAACCCAATCTTTTTTCTAGTGAAATGAACAGAGTGAAGCTTCTGGAGCATAAAATTCCTTTTTGTAATTGTGCTTGTCCATTGCTTATAAAACAAGGCCATCACTATCGATtggagtatatatatacaa TGTTTGACAGCTGCTTCACTTCCGAGGCTTGGAACAAAGAGAACTCTAAGGAATATATAGGTGGGATAGTCGACCAACTTCGGCATCACTTGCCTGATCCTTCATTGTTGGTATTCAATTTTCGTGAGGGAGAATCACAAAGTGAGATTGCTAACATTTTGGCTGAGTATGATATGACCATAATGGACTACCCTCGGCAATTTGAGGGTTGCCCGGTCTTAACAATAGAGGTGATCCACCATTTTCTAAAGTCAAGTGAAAGTTGGCTCTCGCTTGGGCAACAGAATGCGCTGTTGATGCACTGTGAACGAGGTGGTTGGCCAGTTTTGGCTTTCATGTTGGCTGCATTATTAATCTATTGGAAGCAGTACAGCGGGGAGCAGAAGACATTAGACATGGTTTACAGACAGGCTCCCAATGAGATTTTCCATTTGCTGTCACCACTGAATCCAATGCCTTCTCAACTGAGGTATCTACAGTATGTCGCAAGGAGGAATGTTGCCTCAGAATGGCCACCGTTGGATAGAGCGCTCACCTTGGACTGCGTCATCCTCAGATTCATTCCAAATTTTGATGGACAGGGGGGTTGCCGTCCAATGTTTCGGGTATATGGACAGGATCCTTTTCTTGTTGCTAATAAAAACCCCAAAGTTTTGTACTCCACTCCAAAAAGAAGCAAGACTGTCCGGGCTTACAAGCAG GCAGAAAGTGAACTAGCTAAAATAGACATTAATTGCCATATTCAAGGTGATGTTGTGGTTGAGTGTGTTAGCTTGAATGATGACATGGAACGTGAAGAGATGATGTTCCGAGTCATGTTTAACACAGCTTTTATTAGGTCTAACATATTGATCCTAAGCCGGGATGAAATTGACATGATGTGGAATGCTAAGGATCAATTTCCAAAGGACTTCAGTGCAGAG ATTCTTTTCTCAGAGATGGATGCTGCTGCTTCTGTAGTTGCGGGTGATATCTCATGCTTCGAGGAGGAGGGCCTTCCAGTGGAAGCATTTGCAAAAGTTCAAGAGTTCTTTAGTTGTGTGGACTGGTTAGATCCCAAGACTGATGCAGCCCTAAATGTGCTCCAACAGATGAGTGCGTCAAATATCTTCCATGAAATTTTGGACAATAGTTCTAATGAGAGTGTGGAAACCAATGCTTCATTGCAAAAAACAAGCCCTGGCAAGCCTTGGCAGAAAAAGAAGCCTGCAGTTTTGGAAAATAAGGCTAGGAGCTCCTTTTCTTCGTCCCTGGAGATTCAGTCCATTCCCTCACCTAAGCGATCTTCAGGTAGTTATCCGAGCAGAAAGGTGGCTGAGCCCCATGAAACTCAGATTGCGTTTGAACTACCCAGTCCATCGGATATTGTGCATCAAGGGATGCCTCAATCTTCTCAGTCAATGACAGTCTCCGGTAAATCTGTTAAAGATGCACCTGTAGTCCAAACTCCTGGCATAGAATTTCAGTTGCATGACCATGCCTTATCTGAAAGTATGGAAGTCACTCATCCAGTGGCTGCATCTCCAGCCATTCCAGATCCAACCTTGGCAGTTTTAGGGGTACCTGAATCTGCAGATGCCAAGAGTATTTCAATTTCACCTGCAACACCTCCTCGTCCTCCTCCACCACGACCTCCGCCGCAGCCACCTCATCATCTTTCAGAACCTACAAATTCTTCACTTACCAATGAGATTTATTCCAGAGATCAGTTGTCAATGGTTAGCCCCCTGGCTGCACCTGGGACACCACCTCCAAcaccacctcctcctccaaCACCTTCTTTGAAGGAGAGTCTAGCTGTTAGAGCTGGGCcccctccacctccacctccacccccTCCTCATTCTGGGCAAACTGCAGGTCCTTTAATCTCTTCCACTAATTTGTCACTTACTTCTCCTTCAGCTCCTGTAGTTACTTCATCAACTAGGCCTCCTCCAACTCCTCCACCACCTCCAACACCGCCTCCTCCCTCAAACCCTCCTTTGAAGGAGAATCTAGCTGTTAGAGCTAGACATCctccacccccacccccaccccctcATTCTGGGCAGGTTGCAGGCCCTAGAGTTCCATCTTCAGTGCCACCACCACCTCCAGGATCGCTTTCTTTAGGTAGTAGTGGAAATAGTTTGTCTGGGTCACCATTTAGTTCTCCCAATAGTGGAAAGGGGAGAATTCTGTCACGTACAATTAGTTCAAAGAATCATCAGAATAAAAAACTGAAACCATTGCATTGGTTGAAATTAACAAGAGCAATGAGTGGAAGTCTATGGGCCGAGGCACAAAAATATGGTGAAGCTGCCAA GGCTCCAGAGATTGACATGTCAGAGCTTGAGAATCTTTTCTCAGCAGCACTACCAATTTCAGATCATGGCAGGAAGTCTATGCGTGGCTCAGTTGGACCTAAATCAGATAAAGTGCAACTG ATTGATCACAGGCGGGCGTATAACTGTGAAATCATGCTTTCAAAAGTGAAAGTGTCATTGCATGACTTAATG AGTTCAGTGCTTGCCCTGGAAGATTCAGCTTTAGATGTGGATCAGGTTGAGAATCTTATAAAGTTCTGTCCAACAAAAGAGGAGATGGAACTACTTAAG GGCTACACAGGACAAAAGGAAAAGTTAGGAAAATGTGAACAG TTCTTCTTAGAGTTAATGCAAGTACCACGTGCAGAATGTAAGCTCAGAGTTTTTTCATTCAAGATACAGTTCCATTCCCAG GTTTCTGATCTTGAAAAGAGCCTAAATGTTGTGAACTCTTCAGCAGAAGAG ATCAGGAATTCAGTCAAACTGAAGAGAATCATGCAGACAATTCTCTCGTTAGGAAATGCTTTGAACCAGGGAACTGCTAGGG GTTCTGCTATTGGATTTAGGTTGGATAGCCTTCTTAAACTTATTGAGACACGAGGAAGGAACAACAAGATGACTCTCATGCATTATCTTTGTAAG GTTCTTGCTGATAAACTTCCAGAAGTTTTAGATTTTTCCAATGACCTCGCCAGCTTGGAGCCTGCATCAAAG ATAcaattgaaatttttggcaGAGGAAATGCAGGCCATAAGCAAAGGATTGGAGAAAGTTATTCAGGAACTATCCACCTCTGAAAATGATGGTCCTGTATCAGAAAAATTCCGTAAG aCTTCAAAGGAGTTCCTTCTTTTTGCTGAAGCTGAAGTGAGGTCTTTGGCTTCATTGTATTCTGGCGTG GGTAGAAATGTGGATGCGTTGATCCTTTATTTTGGAGAAGATCCCTCTCGTTGCCCCTTTGAACAAG TTATTTCAACTCTGCTCAACTTTATGAGAATGTTCAACAAATCCCATGAAGAGAACTGCAGGCAGCTTGAGCTTGAAATGAAGAAAGCCGTTGAAAGTGAAAAGTTACAGATGGGCGCTACACATAAGGAGTCCAAACAGCTTTTGCATACTCCAATACACAGTGGCAATGTTAAATGA